TGTATAGAAAATCAGTGAAGAGAGGGTTTATATTCACACTTATAGTTGAGGGTAAATCTGGACTGGGAAAGTCAACGTTAATCAACTCATTCTTCCTCACAGATTTGTATTCTCCAGAGAATCCGTGTCCTTCCCATAGAATAAAATGACTGTCCAGGTAGTGCAATCCAAAGATTTAATCAAAGAAGGTGGTGTTCAGTTGCTGCTCACGGTAGTTGATACCCCAGGATTTGGAGACGCAATGGATAATGATAATTGCTGGCAGCTTGTTGTCGACTACATTGATAGTAAATGTGAGGACTACCTAAATGCAGAATCTCAAGTGAACAGATGCCACATGCCTGACAACAGGGTGCAGTGTTGTTTACACTGCTTTGCTCCTTCAGAGCATGGACTTAAACCACTGGATATTGAGTTTATGAAGTGTTTGCATGAAAAAGTGAACATCATCCCACTTATTGCCAAAGTAGACACCCTCGCACCAGAGGAGTGCCAACAGTTTAAAAAACAGATAACGAAAGAAATCCAAGCACATAAAATATATGACTTTCCAGAGacagatgaagaggaagaaaataagcttgttagaaagataaaaaatcGTTTACCTCTTGCTGTGGTAGGTTGTCAGACTGTCATTGAAGTTCATGGCAAAAGGGTCAGAGGAAGGCAGTATCCTTGGGGTGTTGCTGAGGTTGAAAATGCTGAACGTTGTGATTTCACAATTCTAACAAACATGTTGATGAGAACACACACGCAGAACTTGAAAGACGTCACTAATAATGTCCACTGGGGGAACTATTGGAGCAGAAAACTGGCTGCTGTGACTTATGATGGAGTTGGTAATAACAAGAATAAAGGGCAGCTTACTAAGAGCCCTCTggcacaaatggaagaagaaagaagggaacatgTCGCCAAGATGAAGAAGATGGAGATGGAAATGGAGCAGATATCTGCAATGAAGggcaaagaaaaagttaaaaaactaaAGGACTCTGACGCTGAGTTCCAACAGCGCCAGgagcaaatgaaaaagaattcgGAAGCGCAGCACAAAGAGAGGAAAAACGTCATCAGTTTGAAGATGAGACAGTAAACTGGGAAGCCCAACATATTTTAGAACAACAGAACTCTTCAGGAACcttggaaaagaacaagaagaaagggaagatcTTCTAAACCCTCTGTTGACCGCCAGTTACATGTTAGTTGCCAATATACCAGCTTGGACATCAATGTTGGATCCGTTTGACCAATTTGCACCAGTTTTATTCTTAATGATGGATTTAACAGCATGACAAgaattattgttcttattttgttcttgGTGGAAATTAAGAGGCCTTGAATTGTCTAGGCTGTCTACTTAGAAACTAACAGCTCTAAGTACCTttcctacttttttaaaaaaattattaaacgGATGACTGGTTTAATGCAAGAAAACATTTTACTGTTGTACAATCATGTTCTGGTGGTTTGATTGTTTACAGGgtattccaaaataaaaggacTCTGAAAGGTTTTTATTGACGATTAATTGCCATAATATGATGCAAACTATGCTTCTTTATGATAATTATAACACAAAGGTTCCATTCAATGCAGCTTATATAATAATGTCATTTAGTCTCATATGGTTGACCATATTTTTTGACActtctattgtttaaaaatatacatggaaaAAAACCCCTATATGCTTATAATGCACCTCAGCTTTTTCGTAACAGcctttttctggtttgtttgttttggattctttaaatattattcttatttagtGCCCCCTTTAGCCAGAATCTCATTACTGCTTCATTTTTGTAATAACATTAAATTCAGGTATTTTCCGTATATTGGCCCTACTGAAATAGAACACAGCATCTTTCATATGGTAGGAACCAAGAAGGAAACTTTCCTTTAATTCCCTTTTTACACTTTATGGTAAGTAGCAGAGGGGGAAATGTATTTATAGATCATTTCTAGGAAAAATTGTGAAGCTAACGACCAACCTATTTCTACCTATGTGCAGTCTCTTTATTTTACTAGAAATGGGAACCATGggctcttgaaaagaaaaaaaaaacagcattctGCATTTATCTGTATTCATATACggcatttctatatttttttatttgtattgtaaaaaattcacataataaacaatgttgtgatttaaaaaaaattactgcaagAGATTCTGATGATTGATCAGGCTTGGAAAATACTACTGTTCTAGAATTTCTAGATTTGGGAATACCTGGGGCTTAATTTGGCTGCTTTGAAATGAGCATATTCCAGACACAGATCTGCACTCTTACTCtttgacttgatttttaaaaatagtctttggCATGTAGTTtagtatatttttgttaaattttctgtctttggtaataaatgatataaaatcctGCAAAATCCAAAATATCGTCAATAGAATAAATgggagattaaaatttaaaaacaaagttctgATTTAAGACAATATATTTTCCTGAAAGATAAAGTGTTTACCTTGGGTAGCTAGTCCCGGACTGATGCCATATAAGTGCCAAACTTACTGTATATGACATACTGGTTTCAGTATCATTTCTTGCTTAAGAAGTAAAAGCACATGTGTACATTTCCCATAATGGTCATCTTTGGGTCAAGTCCTGTCTCTTGTGTTTGGCAGACCCCACGGATGCAGTCACAGGGCCAAATGAGGCGTTGTTCACACCAGTCTTGGGCTCTCCTGTGACACCCCCTGGAATAATGGAGGAGGCCCCCAGCATTTCCCCAGCACTTCCTGATTCTGAGGCATCCTCGGAGAGAAGAACCGTTGTTCCATCCATTAGCCGTGTGAATACAGCTGCCTCCTATGGCCTGGACCAACTCGAATCTGAAGGTACCCATGCTTTGAAGGGAATCTTTCCTAGGACTGATTGAGTGAGTCACTGAGCATAAATGTTGTTTTTGATAAAAGATTAAGGAGAAGTGGATACAATCTGCAGTGTAGATCAAGAGTCAGTGAACTACAGCCCTGCCAGATACGGCCTGCCATCTGTTTCTGTATGGCCTATAAGCTAAGAATGgcctttgcatttttaaatgattgggaaaaaaaaaaaccaaaagaagaataatattttgtgtcatggaaaagttatatgaaattcaacTTTCAATGTTCCTAACATAAGttgtattggaacacagccacactttTTCATTTATGTAGTGTCTGTGGCTACTTTTATGCCAGAGCAGCAGAGTTCAGTAGTTGTGACAGACACTAAatgctcacaaagcctaaaatatttacaatatggcCTTTTGCTGAGAAAGCttgctgacccctggtctagATCAGTTGTTCTCAACTACATTTGAACATTAGAATCATCTCGGGAAGATTTTACAAAACCCTAATGCTTGAATCCTTCTACTAGCAATTCTGATACAATTGGCCTTGGATGGGATCCGacatcaacatttttttaaaggagttcaAAATGCAGACTGGGTTGAGAATACTGGTTTAAATGGAAAACTTGAGTTTCCTCACCAGATTTTCTTGGATGAAAGTTTTAATGTggattatattttcattatactgCTCTGGTTGTTCAAGTTGGATTATTCTCCCTCATTACCATCGCTGGGTTAGAATGTTTCACTATTTGGAGATAGGTTTCCTTACCTGTTAAGACAGAAATTCATGCCAAATTATACTTTCCAAGACATTGGCTTTGAACATGGAAAAAATGTTTGGAGCACAGCTGCCCACACGGGAAGACTGGAAATATGACGAAAGGTCATTTAATTAATCAGCATTTTAGGTGAACAGCTCCTTGCTGGAGGTGCGACATGTCCAGAGATTTGTAGTGCTGAGTTTCTTAAACTAACCTGGAAAACAGGTAAGCTTGTGGGCACTAAATTAGCCATTGGTTTGATACAGTAAAGACATAGGATgtgatgttattttatattttgtctactCTACAGTAGGGAGTGTGGTTCAGCCAGGTTTGCAGCAGACTCTAGTGCAGGCTTGCAGGGTAACACTAGTTTTCTGATAGAGAAGCATGACATTTTAAGAGTAGTGTGGAGAATTCCATAATAGAATGCAGGTTTAAGAAAGGGATCTAAGTGAAGTCAGAAGCTAACAGCTCTCGTATTCCACgtgaagataaaaatcatatgactttGAGTTCAGTCTCTTATTAGCTGTCTGCTCTTCTTGATGCCATCTGGAAAAAGCTGGTTTCCCCCAAATTAATCTGAATTAGAGATGACAGCTTTACCAAGTAGGGCTCAATTAAATCAGAGAAAAGAATTATACTTGTGAATAATCCATACTTGTGACACTGCACTAATATTCTAAATTTGGTAGATGATGGCATTTCATATTGAaatatgtcagaattttcttAACTTGCCTAAAGTGTTCTGGAGTTTTAGTTTTTTCTACACAATTCAATTTTAGCTGCTTTTTGAGAatgtattttgtcatttctttgatCTAAATTACGATCCTTGTCAAGATTTAGGAAAGGCATTTTTGGTTTGATAATATTCTCTTGGCTACGTTTTGGGGCTTAAGACACGATTTTGAAGGAGCACACCTTTTCTCCTAAGTAGCAGGGAGTACAATTTATGTTTAATTAGTATATGTTAAGAATTTCACATTGTTAAGCTCTTCATatgttatttccatatcttgctTCCCACTTCTCCAGTGAGTGGGGTATTTTTCTCAATAGGAAATAGGCACCAGATCTGCCCTTCTGAGACACCAGACACCATTATGGAAATTTCTGAATGTTATCTTTTAAGAGATAATTAACGACCCAAATGAGCCTAAAAATTGTATCTACTTGGCACCCTGTCTTGTCTCCTCCTTTATGTCTTACAACATAATGACTAAAGGAgtgtatcagtttcctagggctgccataccACAAACtgaatagcttaaaacaacagatgtttattttcttgcAGTTTTAGAGCTTATAACTCTGAAATCAAGAGGTAGGCAAGCCCATGCTCCCTGCAAAACCTCTAGGCCAGTAATgtcccttgcctcttccagcttctggtggcctcaggtattccttggcttgtggcagcatcactacagtctctgcctccatcttcacacggCCATcgtccctctctgtctctgtgcccAAATTTCCCCTTGTTTTATGACACCAGCCGTTGGGTTAATACTCACCCCCATAACTTTATGTTAACCTGTTTACATCTGCCAATACCCTATTCTAAATAAGGTTACATTCACAAGTACCGGGGGTTGGGGTTTGGACAAACTATTTTTTGTGGgaagggggacacaattcaacacaTAATAGAGGTCTGCTTCTGAGGAGTTTTCCAGCTGGCTCTGAAGGCAGATGTGCTCTGTCTATGGAACACCCACTTGAGAGATGTGCATTGGTAGATGGGGAGAAATTTGGTTGTGTTCTACACTTAGTCACTGAAGAAAGCCTGCTTCTATAAGTGCATACTGGCCTATGCCTATTTCAGTAAGTCTTTTACCTGGTCAGCAAAAATGCACTTTGATTTTTGAAGGAATAATGGTTTATCTGTTACCTTGTCTAATACACTTTactcctctgtatttttttttttttttagggaataaatgttttcaggatgATAAAAAATTCATTATGATTATCTCAGGCACAACTCTACTAGGGCTGTATTCAGcatctttgaaatataaacatgACAAAAGTGTCctaattttttattcaaaataggaTAATGgcaaattacaaatatataactACATAAACTAATTTTTGGACATGCTCTCTGTAGAGGTTGATATCCTTTTTTTGTTGAATATTAATGTCTTTCTCTGCTTCAAAATGATAACGTAAAATTTCTCTTTACTTAATGAAAActttcttggaatttttttcattaggGTTAATTgatataagtataaaaatattttagtacttATATCAACTGGACTAGGACTTTCAGTATTTCTTACTTAAAGAAGTTCTGCTTTCTGCATGTTAGAAATCCAACTGAGGATATTTACTCTAAATAAATCAAACTTATTTGAATACAGGAAATACTCTTTCCTGTATTCCCACAGAAGATGGAAATTCATCTGTGCTGTAACATTGTAACAGTAATTCTGTAGGGTACAAGGTTATTATTTTGGCAATACAATATTCAGGGGAAAATTTATTGTGGATCTTTTTGTACCAGGTTTCTACGAACATGTGTGAAACAAGAGTATAAAAGCAGAGATTTCTCAGATTTTGTGATTAAGGTTTCGTAATGCTTCCTTACACCCCAGCACTTCCTCCCTTAATGTTTGGAAGTCAGTATCTGGGCCTTCCAGCTAGTGGGACATGGGAAAGCACTTGATGGTCACCAAACAGACTTGGGAACACGCTGAGTTTGCTTGGACTTTCCCAAGATGACTGGGTTAGCTTATAGCTTTTCTGTAATGAAGAAGAAATACCAGTGTCCCTGGTTTAAAGGAGGTGAATTCTTGATCTGACTGGTCCTATTTAATATCTTTCTGAGTCCTGATGCTGGTACAATTCCTATTTCCTCGTCTGTTTCAAAAGGCCCATTTATTACAGGCTTTATGGAACAAACTCAGTAGTTTACTTGCTGgaccttttaaaaacatataatgtATGTTATATGTAAACATAGAACATATAAACGTTTTAATATAGAaaggtattttaaattcttagtaGCCAACAGAAAagtcatgtttaactttttttaatattttggtttttaaaaacacaagacCAAATATATCATTtacctttagtttttttttttttcttttctgacagtGTTTTTCCAAGACCGTTTTGGCTAtccttatatttaagtctttaataatGGCATTTTTGACATCCCAGCCAGGCAGCACACATAAGGCAGAAAGCTGTCATTattctgtcatttgttttttcaACTCTTTCGTGAcatccgttttttttttttttgcttttgtgtgtgtgcatgtgtgtgtgcacgtgtgtgtgtatgcatgcttgtatgcatgcatgtgtatatttaatttcatggATGTTTTCTACAGTCCTCCAAGAGCatttccaatatatatatatgcaacacctcttaatttcctttgctgaagagatattaagttggtgcaaaattaattgtggtttaaaaggttaaaaacattaataattgcaaaaactgcaattacttttgcaccaacctaatagtaatgttagctttcttttcttatctGGAGTTCTCAATTCTGTCTCTGTCCTAGGGATTCTCTCTACTGATAACATAGGGATTTCAGGAGAAATTCTTATTTGAAAAGTATGCCTTCATTCAGATGACTGAATGATATTTTTGGCAGTGTGATGGCCTCATGGTTGGTACTGAAGTCAAGAtgctttgtctgtttgttttattggtcAATTAGAAATGAATTGGAAAATGCATTCTTTAAATGGCATCATGGagaagtgtttttctttaataggTCCTCTGAGGATACTTAAGAgctcatgtaatttttataagaGAAATGTTTGCTCTTCACCTGCACTTTAATTCACAAAATCAATTTTGTTTGATCTTCCCAGTACGTACTCATTTTCAgagagtattttaaaacattattttctcaattctcaTGTAACTTTTCAATTCAGAAGGCACCTAGAAGGGATGAATGAAAAGGAACATTCAAAAATCTCATGTCGAGCCCCTATTTATGAAACCAAGTTTATGTGATTTACCTCTGGATGCTGCTATCTATGTAGAATATAATATTAAAGATCAAGTAGAGTGTGGTAAACTTATCACTACGACTTGTGACGCTGTAGTATGAGCTTAAGGATGTTCACTCTAATTTTGTTAAGAATGGGCACAAGTTTTGGCCTTTGTTCTTGGAaatactttggatttaattttgtCTCAATAGCAGAGCCACTAAAATGATATGCAAAGTGGGGAGATGTGGGAAAGAGTATTCAATGGAATATgcccattgttttaattttagtgattAAATACTGGATCCATCCCTCAGCCCATTCTGGCAAAAACAACgagaatttaataaaaagaatacctGTACATTTATAATTCTTTTACCATTAACACATGAAACATTTAATAGTCTTACCAAATGTGTTAGTTTTCATCTTTGTATCATTTTCAAGTATATTACATGACAGGTTATGAAACAGAATTGCTGGTGATTTCAGTTATCGATTCCCTTTTATGGTAAGACACTTATTGTCTTGTCCTGAAATCATCATGCTTTCtctggcattttatttatttattcatttatttatttagcttttttaaaTGGAGGGAGCCATGCTTTCAAATGGAGGGAGAAAATGCTTTCAACTGGACTTTTAACAAAATCGGTTGATCAAATCTCTGGCATTTATGATAGATCTCTGTTCTTAAGTACCCGTATGCTCTGTTGTAATATACAGTAAATGGCTTAGCACTTAGAGTGGTCACCACATGTTTGCTACTAATGCTCACCCACCCGtggtatttcaaattttttttaaatcaatattgtGTGTATTACCATAAAGCTCTGCTGATAAATTCTGCTGTTGAAGAAAGATAACTGAAATCATTCTAAGTATCCCGGTATGCTTTCTTATCATAAGGAATGAATTTATTGGTATAATCACCAAAAGTAAACATTGTTCTAGAATTGATTCttcccatcctttttttttttttttctccccacctgTCTTGCCCAGCACCAGAAAGTTAGCACTGCTTACTAAGTTCGGCCTTGGACACTCATGAAATTTTACATAATGGCTCATGGTGACAAAAGGACTTagctttgtatatatttaagaggttttatttattcattcatttatgtgtgtgtttaataaatatttggtgattcAGATAATGCAAAGAAGAAATGGGAGTAGATCTTGCTCTTTAGGGAGCATAAATTTTAGTAGAAGAGTTAAGACAGATACATTAATAACAAAAACGCAAGGTAGAAGGTGGGAAACTATcacaaaaaaaatgacagaaaaaagacTTTGAGATTTAGAAGAGAGTGCTTAGCCCCAGCTTGGAGAAACAAGGAATTGATATTCATACTTGTgagtcttctgtgtgtgtgtgtgtgtgtgtgtgtgtgtgtgtgtgtgtgtgtatgtgtgtgggggtgtttaTGTATATAGATttgtctatatatgtatattcattgtTCTATTGATACTTATAAAGAGATAAATGGTGACAAATCCAAAAATATTGGAAGCAGTCTAAAGGTTGGTGAACAGAAACTACACACACCACACTAGTACTCAGTTATTTTATAGACGTGTTTTTCTAATTTAGCTTATTGTTTAGATGAATTATTTCTTAAGGAtagttttaaataacagaaatgacaGTTTTTCAATGTAGAAGAGGTAACCAGGTGCCCAGCCTTGGGCTAACAAATACTTCCTTTATAGGAAACTGCACCATTTCTCTTGTGGAATATTCAGAATCCCAGGCAAAAAGACTTGTTCTGAGTGATTCATCCGGGTCATACTCCAGCGTTGAGAACCCTTGTGAGAACTGATCCAAAGAGGGGTTTTCATGTGTGATGGTTTTTAATGCAGCTGGTGAAGCAAACACATAGCTTGAAATTATTACTACATCATGGGCTGTGGTGATTTCAAAGGCATTTTAGATGTTTGCAAGAAATTAAGGCTTTTTCTAAGACATGGTTATTCAATATGAGGATGGACACAACTCTCCTTTTACTGCTGTGAACTTGAGAATTTTATTGCATTGGCATATAAACAATTACAAACCTTAACAATGTATGAAATAATGTCAGGATATTATCAATTGTGCTATCAGGCTGATCATGACCATGAAGTTGTTTTGGCATCAGGCTACATCTTACCATGTAAATGCGTACATATCCCCAAAggaaaagactagaagaaaaacTGAATGCATCAATTTGAATGGCcttataagattttttaaatgttcacacTGGGAAACATTAAGTTTGTCCTGAAAGATTTACATTGATTCTGCCTGCGTTTACCAATGCCTTTTCTTCTTCAAACATTCTGCCTCCTTCCACATTGTTCGATACCTCCAGACAAAATATTCTACGGAGATTTCTTTTATACAAACAGTATAAAGAACTTCCAaggttttattttgagaaagagaTTCTCCAGGTAGGCAGGGGGCCTGACTCTGCTCCTTCTGGATTTTCTCAAGGTATCTGTTTCGCATGCTCT
The nucleotide sequence above comes from Rhinolophus ferrumequinum isolate MPI-CBG mRhiFer1 chromosome 6, mRhiFer1_v1.p, whole genome shotgun sequence. Encoded proteins:
- the LOC117023966 gene encoding LOW QUALITY PROTEIN: septin-7-like (The sequence of the model RefSeq protein was modified relative to this genomic sequence to represent the inferred CDS: inserted 2 bases in 2 codons); translation: MAQQKNFEGYVGFANLLNQVYRKSVKRGFIFTLIVEGKSGLGKSTLINSFFLTDLYSPENPCPSHRIKXTVQVVQSKDLIKEGGVQLLLTVVDTPGFGDAMDNDNCWQLVVDYIDSKCEDYLNAESQVNRCHMPDNRVQCCLHCFAPSEHGLKPLDIEFMKCLHEKVNIIPLIAKVDTLAPEECQQFKKQITKEIQAHKIYDFPETDEEEENKLVRKIKNRLPLAVVGCQTVIEVHGKRVRGRQYPWGVAEVENAERCDFTILTNMLMRTHTQNLKDVTNNVHWGNYWSRKLAAVTYDGVGNNKNKGQLTKSPLAQMEEERREHVAKMKKMEMEMEQISAMKGKEKVKKLKDSDAEFQQRQEQMKKNSEAQHKXEEKRHQFEDETVNWEAQHILEQQNSSGTLEKNKKKGKIF